Proteins encoded by one window of Miscanthus floridulus cultivar M001 unplaced genomic scaffold, ASM1932011v1 fs_115_2_3, whole genome shotgun sequence:
- the LOC136530378 gene encoding protein WALLS ARE THIN 1-like, whose product MGRDQQAAAAVMAPEKLKLFMGVLSLQFLLAGFHIVSRAALNMGISKIVFIVYRNVISLALLAPFAYFLEKKDRPPLTFSLLVEFFLLALCGITANQGFYLLGLYHLSPTYASAIQNTVPAITFAMAAVLRLEQVDLSRRHGVSKVVGMVVSIGGATVITLYKGLPLFHHNLHVKSLVTLSSSSPILNWTLGCVFILGHCLSWSGWMVLQVPVLNRYPARLSVLSLTCIFGLLQFLAIAVFTEEDLSRWKVHSGVELFTILYAGLVASGVAFALQIWCIDWGGPLFTAVFQPVQTVAVAVMAAAILGDQLYTGGIIGAVLIVIGLYFVLWGKSAEKKGAIRNLQDQLAYQGGDVTQHLLGGEASVKDEEAPATD is encoded by the exons ATGGGGAGAGATCAGCAGGCAGCTGCAGCGGTGATGGCTCCTGAGAAGCTGAAGCTGTTCATGGGAGTGCTGTCCCTGCAGTTCCTCCTTGCAGGGTTCCACATTGTCTCCAGGGCGGCGCTCAACATGGGCATCAGCAAGATCGTGTTCATCGTGTACAGGAACGTCATCTCCCTCGCCTTGCTCGCTCCGTTCGCCTACTTCCTCGAGAA GAAAGACAGGCCACCACTCACCTTCTCTTTGCTGGTGGAGTTTTTTCTGCTAGCGCTCTGTGG GATAACTGCAAACCAGGGCTTCTACCTCCTGGGCCTGTATCACCTATCACCAACCTACGCCTCTGCGATACAGAATACCGTCCCTGCAATCACCTTCGCCATGGCCGCTGTCCTCAG GCTTGAGCAGGTGGACCTGAGCAGGAGGCATGGGGTGTCCAAGGTGGTGGGCATGGTGGTGAGCATCGGAGGGGCGACTGTGATAACCCTGTACAAGGGCCTGCCGCTGTTCCATCACAATCTGCACGTAAAGTCTCTGGTGACGCTGTCCTCCTCCAGCCCCATCCTCAACTGGACTCTCGGCTGCGTCTTCATCCTCGGCCACTGCCTCTCCTGGTCCGGATGGATGGTCCTACAG GTGCCGGTGCTGAATAGATACCCAGCCAGGCTCTCGGTTCTGTCACTGACCTGCATCTTTGGGCTCCTCCAGTTCCTGGCCATTGCCGTCTTCACCGAGGAGGACCTCAGCAGGTGGAAGGTCCACTCAGGAGTGGAGCTCTTCACGATCCTATACGCT GGTCTGGTGGCATCCGGGGTTGCGTTTGCTCTGCAGATCTGGTGCATCGACTGGGGAGGCCCGCTCTTCACCGCCGTCTTCCAGCCAGTGCAGACCGTCGCCGTCGCTGTCATGGCTGCCGCCATCCTCGGAGACCAGCTCTACACTGGAGG GATCATTGGAGCTGTGCTGATCGTCATCGGCCTCTACTTCGTGCTGTGGGGCAAGAGCGCGGAGAAGAAGGGCGCCATCAGGAACCTGCAGGATCAGCTGGCGTATCAGGGAGGAGACGTGACGCAGCACCTGCTCGGCGGAGAAGCTTCGGTGAAAGATGAAGAAGCCCCGGCCACTGACTGA